From the Kallotenue papyrolyticum genome, the window GCGCATGCACTGCCGCGCGGCCGGCCGCGCTCCACGGCGAGCGCTCGATCGGCGGTGTTGTCTTGCGGATCGCCGCCAGGATCGTCAACAGAATGCAGCCGAACAGCGCGATCGGTCCCAAACGGGACAACCCGGCATACAAGAGGCCGATACCCAGCGCCAACGAGAGGAGCGCGCCCAGAACATACCAGTATACCGGAATGCGATCGAACATAGCTTCCTCCGCGGTTGTCTGTCTGCATCGGTCTGTGCGTTCCACCTGACAACCAAGGTTGCCCGCAACGGTTGCCCCAGGCGCCTTGTGCCATCTGTGGGCCAACCGCCGAACGGCTACCAAGATAAGGGAATCTACTCATCGGAAAGCACTGGGCAGGCTTCGCGCGGCAGCGATCACCCATCCAGGCATGGGGCCCAGCCGAATGCCCATCAACCACTCCGCCTGCGTCCGGCGAACGTGCCGCGCCCAGGACAAGGGTAGCATAACGTGTCAGCCGGCGCAACAGGATGCGCTGAAGGGGAAGAAGCCAGGCTGCGCTGCCTGCCCCAACAAAGGACAGCTGCCGAGTGCCGCTGTGCACAGCGTGGGCGAGCGCGCATGGGTTTGACAACGAGCCGCGCTCCTGCTATACTTTGTCATCGCTAACGTTCTGGCAGTGTAGGCGTTTCACAGGCTAAGCTATTCGTTGCCAGACCCGCTTGACCCGTAGCGACTCACGCTGAGCCGCTGCCAGGAAGACGGGGTCTGAGCGCTTTTTTGTGTCAAACAGTTATGGTTTTGGCCGCCCGCCAGCGTAGCAGGCGCGGGCCGTGCTCAGGAGGAGACATGCCGACAATCAACCAGCTTGTGCGCAAACCCCGCAAGCCTGTGCAGAAGAAGACCAAGGCTCCGGCGTTGCGCTTCAGCTACAACTCCCTGAAAGGGAAGCTGACGCGCGGCAAGGGGTCGCCACAGAAGCGCGGTGTCTGCACGCAGGTACGCACCATGACGCCGAAGAAGCCGAACTCGGCGCTGCGCAAGATCGCGCGCGTGCGCCTGTCCAACGGCATTGAAGTGACGGCGTACATTCCGGGTGAGGGACACAATCTGCAAGAGCACTCGGTGGTGCTGATTCGCGGAGGCCGCGTCAAGGACCTGCCGGGCGTGCGCTACCACATCGTGCGCGGCACACTGGATGCGCAGGGGGTGGCCAATCGCAAGCAGGGCCGCTCCAAGTATGGCACCAAGCGCAGCGCGCAGCCTGGGGGGAAGCGCTAAGACGGAGCTACTATGCCACGACGAGGAAAGTACAAGAAGCATGTCATTCCGCCGGATGTGCGCTACAACAGCGTGCCGGTGCAGCAGTTCATCAATAAGGTGATGAAGAACGGCAAAAAGTCGATCGCCGAAAAGATCGTCTATGGCGCGCTGGAGGCGGCTGCCGAACGTTTGGGCCGCCCGCCGCTGGAGGTCTTCGAAACTGCCGTTCGCAACGCCTCGCCGGCGGTGCGGGTCGTGCCCAAGCGCGTAGGCGGCGCGACCTATCAGGTACCGGTCGAGGTCAAGGGCGAGCTGCGCCAGTCGCTGGCGATGCGCTGGATCATTCAAGCGGCGCGTGCCCGGCAAGGGCGGCCCATGGTGGAGCGCCTGACGGCCGAATTGATCGATGCGTTCAACAACACCGGCGCGGCGGTTCGTCGGCGCGAGGAGACGCATCGCATGGCGGAAGCCAACCGCGCCTTTGCGCACTACGCGCGCTAGGCCGGCTCCGGTAGCGTAGCAGGGCTTGACTCGCCATAGTTGAGCCCTTTTGTGTGTTCGATCCGGTCTGCTGCCCCGCATCGGTCATCGCCGTCGCGGGGCAGGCGTGTATCGCCGGGCGCGTTTGGCTGCGGCTGCCGAACGATCTGGTACAATACCGCTGATGCTATAACGCAAGTCTTGCCGATGATCAGGCGGCAAGCATGGAGTATGTGAATGCCACGGCAAGCACCGTTACATACGTATCGTAATATCGGTATTATTGCGCATATCGACGCGGGCAAAACCACGACGACCGAGCGCATCCTGTACTACACCGGCCGGACCTACAAGCTCGGCGAGGTGCATGAGGGCACGGCCACCATGGACTTCATGCCCCAGGAGCGTGAGCGCGGCATCACGATCCAGTCGGCGGCGACGACCGCCGAGTGGAAGGGCTACCGCATCAACATCATCGACACGCCCGGCCACGTGGACTTTACCGCCGAGGTGGAGCGCTCGCTGCGCGTGCTCGATGGTGGCGTAGTAGTCTTCGATGCCGTCGCCGGCGTCGAGCCGCAGTCGGAGACGGTCTGGCGGCAGGCCGACAAGTACCGCGTGCCGCGCATCTGCTTCGTCAACAAGATGGATCGCATGGGTGCCAACTTCGAGCGCACCGTGCAGATGATCCGTGACCGGCTGGGCGCACGCCCGGTGCCGATCCAGTTGCCGATCGGTGCCGAGGATCAGTTCCGCGGTATCGTCGATCTGATGACGATGAAGGCCGTCTTCTACCTCGACGATCTGGGCACCAAGCAGGAAGAGCAGGAGATCCCTGCCGAGCTGCTGGACAAAGCCAACCAGCTGCGCGCCGAGATGGTCGAGGCCATCGCCGAGACCGACGATGAGCTGACGCTGCTCTACCTGGAGGGCGAAGAGATCTCGATCGAGGAGCTGAAGCGTGCTCTACGCAAGGCCACCATCGCCGGCCAACTGGTGCCGGTACTGTGCGGCTCGGCGCTCAAGAACAAGGGCGTGCAGCGCATGCTCGACGCGGTGGTGGACTACCTGCCCTCGCCGCTCGACATTCCGCCGGTGCAGGGCACGCGCCCGGGCGAGCATGCCGGCGATGAGGGCGTCGAGATCCTGACGCGCGAAGCCAGCGACGACGCGCCCTTCTCGGCGCTGGTCTTTAAGATCGTTGCCGACCCGTTTGTCGGCAAGCTGGCCTACTTCCGCGTCTATTCCGGCAAGATCGAAGCCGGCTCGTATGTCTTGAACTCGACGCGTGGTCAGCGCGAGCGCATCGGGCGTCTGCTGCAGATGCACGCCAACCACCGCGAGGAGATCAAAGAGGTCTATGCCGGCGACATCGCGGCGATGGTCGGTCCGAAGCAGACCTTCACCGGCGACACGATCTGTGACCCGGAGCATCCGATCGTGCTGGAGTCGATCAAGTTCCCGGAGCCGGTGATCCAGGTGGCGGTCGAGCCCAAGACCAAGGCCGACCAGGACAAGCTGAGCATCGCGCTGGGCAAGCTGGCCGAAGAGGATCCCACCTTCCGCCTGAGCACCGACCCGGAGACCGGCCAGACGATCATCGCCGGCATGGGCGAGCTGCATCTGGAGGTGATCATCGACCGCCTGATGCGCGAATATAAGGTCGAGGCCAACGTCGGCAAGCCGCAGGTGGCCTACCGCGAGACGATCACCCAGCCGGTGGATGTCGACTCGAAATTTGTGCGCCAGACCGGCGGCAAGGGTCAGTACGGCCACGTCAAGATCAAGTTCGAGCCGCTGCAGGAGGGCCAGGGCTTCGAGTTCGTCAACGCGATTGTCGGCGGCGTGGTGCCCAAGGAGTACATCCCGGCGGTGGAGCAGGGCATCCGTGAGGCGATGCAGACCGGCGTCATCGCGGGCTATCCGGTGGTCGACATCAAGGCCACGCTCTATGATGGCTCCTACCATGAGGTGGACTCGTCGGAGATGGCCTTCAAGATCGCTGCCTCGATGGCGCTCAAGGACGCTGTACGCAAGGGCCGCCCGCAGATCCTCGAGCCGATCATGAAGGTCGAGGTGACCGTGCCCGAGGAGTATATGGGCACCGTGCTGGGTGACCTCAACAGCCGACGCGGGCGGGTCGAAGGCATCGAGGCGCGCGGCAACGCCCAGGTCGTGCGCGCCATGGTGCCGCTGGCCAACATGTTCGGCTATGCCACCGACCTGCGCTCGATGACCTCGGGCCGCGCCAACTACTCGATGGAGTTCGATCACTACGAGCCGCTGCCCGCCAGCCTGGCCGAGGAGATCAGCGCCAAGAAGCGCTAGGGATGGGGGCGACGTATGTCCGGCCCGGACGGCTGGTCGTCACGCGTGTGACGGTCAGCCGTTTTGTCTGCGTTGCGGGCTAGCTCACGCCGCGCTGGCGCAGCGCTTCATAGATCAGCAGGGCGGCGGCGGTCGCCACGTTGAGCGAATTGACACGGCCAACCATGGGGATGCGCACCTGCTGCGCGGCGGCGTCCAGCCAGCGCCGACTCAGGCCATGCTTCTCCTCGCCCACGGCGATGGCGACCGGTCCGCGCAGGTTGGCATCGGTGTAGCGCAGGCTGGCTTGGGGGGTGGTGGCGATCACCGGAATAGCGCGTTCGGCCAGCCAGGTCAGCACCTCAGCGCTGGTGGCTGCCGCGACCGGCACGCTGAAGAGCGCGCCTTTGCTGGCGCGCACAATGTTGGGATTGCCCCAGTCGGTGAGCGGATCGGCGGCGATCACCGCGTCCACGCCGGCGGCATCGGCAGTGCGCAGCATGGCGCCCAGGTTGCCCGGCTTTTCGACCGATTCGGCGATCAGCAGCAGCGGCGTGGCGCCGAGGCGCAGCGCGGCCAGCCGCGTCTCGATCAACGGCACGGTCGCCACCCAGCCGTCGGGATGGTCGCGGTAGGCCAGCTTTTCAAACACGCGCGGGCTGACTTCAAGGGTCTCTGTCCCCAGCGCGCGCATGCGCAGCAGCAGCTGTGCCTGTTCCGGCGTGCGCCACAGCGCGGGACAGAAGAAGAGCGTGTGTGGCCGCACGCCGCTGTCTAGCGCCAGGCTCAGCTCCTCGTAGCCTTCGACGCGCATCAGGCCGCTGCGCTCGCGGTCCTTGCGGTCGCGCAGCGCAATCACCTGCTTGATGCGCGGGTTGTGCGGGCTGGTAATCAGCATGGCTGGTGGCTCCCTCGGGCGCGCCGGGCCGTTCCCTTAGGCCGCCCAGCGCGCGAAGATGGCCGTGGATAGGGCACGTCCGGCATGGCTTTCCCTGAGGATCATCTCGCCGGCGTTGAGCGTGCCGCCGTAGCCGGCCATTATATCCTGCAGAAGATTGTATAGACTCAGCGCCGAAAGTTTGATCGCGTAGGCGGTGAGCACGACGAACAGTGGCTGTGGGCTGAAGATCTGGCGGCAGGTCATCAGGAGCGTCGGCAGATCGTCTTCGAGGCGCCAGATCTCGCCTTTGGGCCCGCGTCCAAACGGTGGCGGATCGATGATAAAGCCATCGTAGTGTGAGGTGCGCCGCGCTTCGCGCTTGACGAACTTGACCGCATCATCGAGCAGCCAGCGGATCGGTGCGTCGCTCAGCCCGGAGAGCACCTGGTTGTCGCGCGCCCAGGCAATGCCTTTCTTGGAGGCATCCACGTGGGTGACCTGCGCGCCGGCGGCGGCGGCAGCCAGCGTGGCGATGCCAGTATAGCCGAATAGGTTCAGGACGCGGATTGGCCGTCCCGCCTCGGCGATCAGGCGCATCAGCCATTCCCAGTGGCTGGCCTGTTCGGGAAACACGCCCAGATGGCGGAAGGGCGTGGGCTGCACCCAGAAGCGTAGGTGGCGGTAGTGGAGCGCCCAGCGCGGTGGCAAGGGGCGCGTCATGTGCCACTGACCACCCTCGGTGCTCTCGGGGCGAAAGAAAGCATCGGCGCGTTCCCACGCATCGGCGGGCAGCGCCGGGCGCCAGATCGCCTGTGGCTCGGGACGCACGAAACGGTACGGACCGAAGCGCTCCAGCTTGCGGCCGTCGCCGCTGTCCAGGAGCTCATAGTCGGCCCAGCGTGGTGTATCGAGCAGCACCAAGGTGGATGATAGTCCGGGCGTGTCTGACATGGTTCATTCTGCATCCGCTTGATAGGCCTTATTGTCGTCGAGAAGCGGCGCCGATGCAAGTGAGCGGCGCGCAGAACGGATGTTGATCTATGGCGAGAATATGGTATAATCTCGCCCTGTACGCGAGGGGCGGCTGGCCCCTCGTCGTTACGCCAGTTGTGTGCCCCACGCGGGGCGAGGCCAGGAATAGGGAGTTTAGGGCCGGCAGCGCCGGAAACCAACACCCTGTTCCTATCGCATTGTCTGAAGCAGGCTTAGCAGGGAGGATGACTCCGCATGGCACGCGCGAAGTTCGAGCGAACGAAGCCGCACGTCAACATCGGGACGATCGGCCACGTCGACCATGGCAAAACCACGCTGACGGCTGCGATCACCAAGGTGCTGTCGCTGCGCGGCAAAGCCCAGTTTCTGGACTACGCCGACATCGACAACGCGCCCGAGGAGCGCCAGCGCGGCATTACGATCGCCATTCGCCACGTCGAGTACGAGACCGACAACCGCCACTACGCCCACGTCGACTGCCCGGGTCACGCCGACTACATCAAGAACATGATCACCGGCGCGGCGCAGATGGACGGCGCGATCCTGGTGGTCTCGGCGCCGGACGGCCCCATGCCCCAGACGCGCGAGCACATCCTGCTGGCGCGCCAGGTCGAGGTGCCGGCGATCGTCGTCTTCCTCAACAAAGTCGACATGATGGACGACGAGGAGCTGCTGGAGCTGGTCGAGCTGGAGGTGCGCGAGCTGCTCTCGCGCTACGGCTTCCCGGGCGATGAGGTGCCGATCGTGCGTGGCAGCGCGCTCAAGGCGCTGGAGAGCCCGAGCCAGGACCCCAACGCGCCGGAGTACCAGCCGATCCTGGAGCTGATGAACGCGGTCGACAGCTACATCCCGACGCCGCAGCGCGACGTGGACAAGCCGTTCCTGATGCCGATCGAGGACGTGTTTGGCATCAAGGGGCGCGGCACGGTGGTGACCGGGCGCATCGAGCGCGGGCGGGTCAAGGTCGGTGACACGATCGAGATCATCGGCATGACCGAGGCCGGGCCGCGCCAGACGGTGGTGACCGGCGTGGAGATGTTCAAGAAGCAGCTGGACGAAGGCATCGCCGGGGACAACGTGGGCGTGCTGCTGCGCGGCGTGGAGCGCGACGAGGTGGAGCGCGGGCAGGTGCTGGCCAAGCCGGGCTCGATCAAGCCGCACAAGAAGTTCCAGGCGGAAGTGTACGTGTTGAAGAAGGAGGAGGGCGGGCGGCACACGCCGTTCTTCTCGGGCTACCGGCCGCAGTTCTACATCCGCACGACGGACGTGACGGGGGAGATCAAGCTGCCGGAGGGTGTGGAGATGGTGATGCCGGGCGACAACATCCAGATGGGAGTGGAGTTGATCGTGCCGGTAGCGATCGAGGAAGGCTTGCGCTTCGCCATTCGCGAGGGCGGTCGTACCGTCGGCGCGGGCGTAGTCACCAAGATCGAGGAGTAAGCGGCTCGCGGCTATCAGCTGTCAGCGTGCGACGCTGATGGCTGATAGCTCCTCGCTAAAGGCGTAGATATGGCAAAGCAGAAAGTTCGTATTCGGCTGAAAGCCTTCGATCACAAGATCCTGGATCAGTCGGCGCGACAGATCGTCGAGGCCGCCGAACGCACCGGCGCGCTGGTCGCCGGTCCGGTGCCGCTGCCGACCAAGATCGAGCGCTACAGCGTGATTCGCTCGCCGTTCATCGACAAGGACTCGCAGGAGCAGTTCGAGATCCGCACGCACAAGCGGTTGATCGATGTGCTTGATCCCAGCCAGCAGACGATTAATGCGCTGATGAAGCTCAACCTGCCGGCGGGTGTGGATATCGAGATCAAGTTGTAGATGCTGTCAGCCGTGCGCAAACGGTTCACGGCCGGCGGCTGGGTTGAATCAAAGGTGCTTGAGTCGGCGGCTGATCGCCGATCGGTGCGAGAAAGCATAGCCAATGCGGCAGGGCGTGGCCCGTAAGTCCGTATGCTATGGAGGTGCATTGTGGCAATTCATGGATTGTTGGGGCGCAAACTAGGCATGACCACCGTGTTCAACGAGCGCGGTGAGGCCATTCCGGTGACGGTGATCGAGGCCGGCCCAAACCATGTGCTGAACGTTCGTACGCGCGAACGCGATGGCTACGAGGCGGTGCAGCTCGGATTTGGCGCGGTCAATCCCAAAAAGCTGACCAAGCCGGTGCTGGGCCAGATGAAGGGCGCGGGTGTGGCGGTGCGCTACGTCCGTGAGATGCCGGCCGACAACGTCGCCGAGCACGCCGTCGGCGAGACGGTCGATGTCGATCTGTTTCAGGCCGGCGATCTGGTCGATGTCACGGGCTGGAGCAAAGGGCGGGGCTTTGCTGGTGTGGTCAAGCGCCACGGCTTCCGCGGCGGGCCGCGCACCCACGGCCAGTCCGACCGTGAGCGCGCCCCAGGCTCGCTGGGCGCCGGTACGACGCCGGGACGCGTCTGGAAGGGGTTGCGCATGGCCGGGCGCATGGGCAACGAGCGCAAAACGGTGCAGCGTCTGCGTGTCGTGCGCGTGGATCACGAGCGTCACCTGCTGCTGGTCAAGGGGTCGGTTCCGGGGGCCAAGAACGGCCTGGTGTATGTTCGCCGGACAGTGAAGCCAGTCAGATAGCAGCGAGCGAGGCTCGGGGAGCGCTGCGCCACGCGCTGTGGCGGTGCCGGCGGCCCGCGAGCTGACGAACAAGGTGAGACTCATGCAAGCAACACTGTACAATCAGTCCGGCGCGCAGATCGGGACCATCGAGCTCGATGACTACATCTTCGGCATTGAGCCGAACGTGCCGGTGATGCACCAGATGCTGGTGCTGCAAAACGCTAATGCGCGCCAGGGGACGCATAGCACACGCACGCGTGGCGAGGTCAGCGGCTCGACGCGCAAGCTCTACCGCCAGAAGGGCACCGGGCGCGCGCGCCAGGGCGCCATTCGCGCGCCGCACCACTCGGGTGGCGGTGTGGTCTTCGGCCCCAAGCCGCGCAAATACACGCAGCGCATGCCGCGCAAGATGCGCCGCCTGGCGGTGCGCTCGGCGCTCTCGGCCAAGCAGCGCGACGGCGCGATCCGCTTTGTGGATCGGCTGCAGCTGGAGACGATCCGCACCAAGGCGATGCTGGAGGTGCTGCGCGCCTTCGAGCTCGAGCGGCAGAAGACGCTGATTGTCTTGCCGGAGAAGGATGAGACGCTCATCCGCTCGGCCAACAACCTGCCCAACGTCAAGACGCTGCTGGCCATGTATCTGAATGTTCGCGATCTGCTCAAGTACGATGTGGTGATCATGCCGCAGGCGGCGCTGGAGCAGGTCAACGCGTGGCTGGGTCGGGCAGACGCGGCGCAGCCCCAGGAGGCAGCGTGATGTCGAACGCGCATCGCATCATCATTCGCCCGGTGATCACCGAGAAAAACACGCGCCTGAACGAGATCAACCAGTACATCTTTGAGGTGGCGCAGGACAGCAACAAGATCGAGATCAAGCGGGCGATCGAGGAGATCTTTGGCGTCACCGTCAAGTCGGTGAACATCATCAACGTCAAGGGGAAGCTGAAGCAGCGCCGCACGCGCCACGGGGTGACGCGGGGCTACACACGCGACTGGAAAAAGGCGATTGTGACCCTGACGCCCGACAGCAAGCCCATTGACATCTTCGAAGGGGTCTAAGGATGGGCATTAAGCGGTACAAGCCAACCTCGCCGGGCCGGC encodes:
- the rpsL gene encoding 30S ribosomal protein S12; the protein is MPTINQLVRKPRKPVQKKTKAPALRFSYNSLKGKLTRGKGSPQKRGVCTQVRTMTPKKPNSALRKIARVRLSNGIEVTAYIPGEGHNLQEHSVVLIRGGRVKDLPGVRYHIVRGTLDAQGVANRKQGRSKYGTKRSAQPGGKR
- the rplW gene encoding 50S ribosomal protein L23, with the translated sequence MSNAHRIIIRPVITEKNTRLNEINQYIFEVAQDSNKIEIKRAIEEIFGVTVKSVNIINVKGKLKQRRTRHGVTRGYTRDWKKAIVTLTPDSKPIDIFEGV
- the rplD gene encoding 50S ribosomal protein L4 yields the protein MQATLYNQSGAQIGTIELDDYIFGIEPNVPVMHQMLVLQNANARQGTHSTRTRGEVSGSTRKLYRQKGTGRARQGAIRAPHHSGGGVVFGPKPRKYTQRMPRKMRRLAVRSALSAKQRDGAIRFVDRLQLETIRTKAMLEVLRAFELERQKTLIVLPEKDETLIRSANNLPNVKTLLAMYLNVRDLLKYDVVIMPQAALEQVNAWLGRADAAQPQEAA
- the rplC gene encoding 50S ribosomal protein L3 translates to MTTVFNERGEAIPVTVIEAGPNHVLNVRTRERDGYEAVQLGFGAVNPKKLTKPVLGQMKGAGVAVRYVREMPADNVAEHAVGETVDVDLFQAGDLVDVTGWSKGRGFAGVVKRHGFRGGPRTHGQSDRERAPGSLGAGTTPGRVWKGLRMAGRMGNERKTVQRLRVVRVDHERHLLLVKGSVPGAKNGLVYVRRTVKPVR
- the rpsJ gene encoding 30S ribosomal protein S10; translated protein: MAKQKVRIRLKAFDHKILDQSARQIVEAAERTGALVAGPVPLPTKIERYSVIRSPFIDKDSQEQFEIRTHKRLIDVLDPSQQTINALMKLNLPAGVDIEIKL
- the tuf gene encoding elongation factor Tu, encoding MARAKFERTKPHVNIGTIGHVDHGKTTLTAAITKVLSLRGKAQFLDYADIDNAPEERQRGITIAIRHVEYETDNRHYAHVDCPGHADYIKNMITGAAQMDGAILVVSAPDGPMPQTREHILLARQVEVPAIVVFLNKVDMMDDEELLELVELEVRELLSRYGFPGDEVPIVRGSALKALESPSQDPNAPEYQPILELMNAVDSYIPTPQRDVDKPFLMPIEDVFGIKGRGTVVTGRIERGRVKVGDTIEIIGMTEAGPRQTVVTGVEMFKKQLDEGIAGDNVGVLLRGVERDEVERGQVLAKPGSIKPHKKFQAEVYVLKKEEGGRHTPFFSGYRPQFYIRTTDVTGEIKLPEGVEMVMPGDNIQMGVELIVPVAIEEGLRFAIREGGRTVGAGVVTKIEE
- the fusA gene encoding elongation factor G, with protein sequence MPRQAPLHTYRNIGIIAHIDAGKTTTTERILYYTGRTYKLGEVHEGTATMDFMPQERERGITIQSAATTAEWKGYRINIIDTPGHVDFTAEVERSLRVLDGGVVVFDAVAGVEPQSETVWRQADKYRVPRICFVNKMDRMGANFERTVQMIRDRLGARPVPIQLPIGAEDQFRGIVDLMTMKAVFYLDDLGTKQEEQEIPAELLDKANQLRAEMVEAIAETDDELTLLYLEGEEISIEELKRALRKATIAGQLVPVLCGSALKNKGVQRMLDAVVDYLPSPLDIPPVQGTRPGEHAGDEGVEILTREASDDAPFSALVFKIVADPFVGKLAYFRVYSGKIEAGSYVLNSTRGQRERIGRLLQMHANHREEIKEVYAGDIAAMVGPKQTFTGDTICDPEHPIVLESIKFPEPVIQVAVEPKTKADQDKLSIALGKLAEEDPTFRLSTDPETGQTIIAGMGELHLEVIIDRLMREYKVEANVGKPQVAYRETITQPVDVDSKFVRQTGGKGQYGHVKIKFEPLQEGQGFEFVNAIVGGVVPKEYIPAVEQGIREAMQTGVIAGYPVVDIKATLYDGSYHEVDSSEMAFKIAASMALKDAVRKGRPQILEPIMKVEVTVPEEYMGTVLGDLNSRRGRVEGIEARGNAQVVRAMVPLANMFGYATDLRSMTSGRANYSMEFDHYEPLPASLAEEISAKKR
- a CDS encoding class I SAM-dependent methyltransferase, with the translated sequence MSDTPGLSSTLVLLDTPRWADYELLDSGDGRKLERFGPYRFVRPEPQAIWRPALPADAWERADAFFRPESTEGGQWHMTRPLPPRWALHYRHLRFWVQPTPFRHLGVFPEQASHWEWLMRLIAEAGRPIRVLNLFGYTGIATLAAAAAGAQVTHVDASKKGIAWARDNQVLSGLSDAPIRWLLDDAVKFVKREARRTSHYDGFIIDPPPFGRGPKGEIWRLEDDLPTLLMTCRQIFSPQPLFVVLTAYAIKLSALSLYNLLQDIMAGYGGTLNAGEMILRESHAGRALSTAIFARWAA
- the rpsG gene encoding 30S ribosomal protein S7, coding for MPRRGKYKKHVIPPDVRYNSVPVQQFINKVMKNGKKSIAEKIVYGALEAAAERLGRPPLEVFETAVRNASPAVRVVPKRVGGATYQVPVEVKGELRQSLAMRWIIQAARARQGRPMVERLTAELIDAFNNTGAAVRRREETHRMAEANRAFAHYAR
- a CDS encoding TrmH family RNA methyltransferase produces the protein MLITSPHNPRIKQVIALRDRKDRERSGLMRVEGYEELSLALDSGVRPHTLFFCPALWRTPEQAQLLLRMRALGTETLEVSPRVFEKLAYRDHPDGWVATVPLIETRLAALRLGATPLLLIAESVEKPGNLGAMLRTADAAGVDAVIAADPLTDWGNPNIVRASKGALFSVPVAAATSAEVLTWLAERAIPVIATTPQASLRYTDANLRGPVAIAVGEEKHGLSRRWLDAAAQQVRIPMVGRVNSLNVATAAALLIYEALRQRGVS